The Elusimicrobiota bacterium region GAACACGGCCAGCGAGGATACCAGGCTGGCCATGCAGAGGATGAAGAGGCCGCCGATGAGCCAGGGGCTCTCGAAGGTCCCCAGCGCGGTGAAGAAGAGCACGATGATGAGCAGGGCCGCCGACAGGGCGCTGGCGGAGGCCAGCATGATGGCCAGGCGGATGAGGCGGGCGCGCTGCCAGAGGATGAGCAGCTGCAGCACCAGGCGCCGGCGCTGGTCGCTTTCCGGCCCCTGCGAGAGCTGGGCATCGAGGGCCCGGGCGCGGTCTATGACCCGGCCCAGGCGGTTGGTCATGGTCAGGAGCAGCAGGCCCACGCCGGAGATGAGGATGGCCGGGCCGATGGCGGTCTGGAGTATGGGAATGAGGTTTATCATAATCGGTGTCGAGGAGCTAGAAGCGGAAAGTCCCCCCCAGGAACAACGCCGCTTCCTGCGTGGTGTCGTTGATGACGTGGCCCTCGATGCTGTTGGCCTGGCCCCAGCCTGCGGCGAGCTTGACCCCGCATGCGGTCGAGACCGCGCCCTTGACCAGCCCCACGCTCGCGGTCACGCCGTACTGGTCCACATGCGGGGGCTGGGCCTGCGTGCCGTCCGCGGGGCCGGGAGCGGCCGAGCGATTGGTGAAGAAACCGAAGCGCAAGGGCACCGACGGGGTGGCGGTATATTCCGCGCCCAGGTTCAGGTTGCAGATCGTCTTGTTCGTGTACTCCATCCCGTACTGGGACGTCCGGGCCGCGGCATAGACCGACAGGTCGGCGGCGAGCGTCCAGGCGGGGTCGGGAAGGTAGGC contains the following coding sequences:
- a CDS encoding DUF2721 domain-containing protein, whose amino-acid sequence is MINLIPILQTAIGPAILISGVGLLLLTMTNRLGRVIDRARALDAQLSQGPESDQRRRLVLQLLILWQRARLIRLAIMLASASALSAALLIIVLFFTALGTFESPWLIGGLFILCMASLVSSLAVFIHDINEGLTALRHELSDAGMGKL